The genomic interval cagctcgcacacacacagacgtttatctctcacatacacaagactaaagttgaacacacacacagtactaagactcgttttatgtatgtgtgagagcgagactttttatgaatgtgtgagagcgagactctttatgtatgtgtgagagcgagactttttatgaatgtgtgagagccagactctttttgaatgtgtgagagttgtcacggaagaggcggggcataatttttggatcaaactgcgcatgcgtagatcctaaactataagtttcgattgttgactcactgtatgttctattacttagtatatttgtgcttttaaatatatatagaacgtttaactttcttgtagattaaatgtgctatagaaataaatgaatctgattgattgattaaaaatagcaaaattgctgtagtacaatctgtccactgggtgccagtattacaggaattattaaccggcgccaactagtgccgaagaagaaagagtttgctataccgaacatggctaactctaattcgaaacgagagagaattggtcaggcagctgccattttaaacaccattctatcttctccggaggcaaccagcactttgacaggcgcattaaacgattcaacgactgcccgcagtgctacaatctggcacccagtggacagattgtactacagcaattttgctatttttaatcaatcaatcagattcatttatttctatagcacatttaatctacaagaaagttaaacgttctatatatatttaaaagcacaaatatactaagtaatagaacatacagtgagtcaacaatcgaaacttatagtttaggatctacgcatgcgcagtttgatccaaaaattatgccccgcctcttccgtgacaactctcacacattcaaaaagagtgtcgctctcacacattcaaaaagagtctggctctcacacattcataaaaagtctcgctctcacacatacataaaacgagtcttagtactgtgtgtgtgttcaactttagtcttgtgtatgtgagagataaacgtctgtgtgtgtgcgagctgttagcagtgtatgtgagcgagaaagttaacgtttgtgtgtatgtgcgcgagctggtagtagtgtatgtgagcgagaaagttaacgtttgtgaatgtgcgagctgttagtacagtgtatgtgagcgagctgatagtagtgtatgtgagcgagaaagttaacgtttgtgtgtgtgtgtgtgacattttagtagtgtgtgtatacgcaatttgagtattttttgaatgtgcgtgagtaatttttgagtgtgcgtggctatttttttgagtatgcgtgagtttttggtagtgtgtgagagacaaaacgtaatttttttgagtatgcgagagtttttggtagtgtgtgagagacaaaacgtaatttttttgagtatgcgagagtttttggtagtgtgtgagagacaaaacgtaatttttttgagtatgcgaggctatttttttggagtatgcgtgagtttttggtagtgtgtgagggacaaaacgtaattttttggagtgtgcgtggctacttttttggagtatgcgagagtttttggtagtgtgtgagagacaaaacgtaaattttgtcctaaacggcccctcatattttagtagtgtgtgtatacgcaatttgagtattttttgaatgtgcgtgagtaatttttgagtgtgcgtggctatttttttgagtatgcgtgagtttttggtagtgtgtgagagacaaaatgtaatttttttgagtatgcgagagtttttggtagtgtgtgagagacaaaacgtaatttttttgagtatgcgaggctatttttttggagtatgcgtgagtttttggtagtgtgtgagggacaaaacgtaattttttggagtgtgcgaggctatttttttggagtatgcgagagtttttggtagtgtgtgagagacaaaacgtaattttttggagtgtgcgtggctacttttttggagtatgcaagagtttttggtagtgtgtgagagacaaaacgtaaattttgtcctaaacggcccctcatagtTTTCCTGATGTGGATAAATGATCTCTCAGGAACAAAAGGATAGAAAAACTGCAGTAATGTTCTTCCTTTTCAGCTTCTCCTTTATGCATAGAGCACAAACCAGTGAAGATGCACTGATGATGGGTTGCAGTCTATACATCTTCAATACCCACTTACTACCTCTGGCTCACTTCAGGGGTTTCTACTCCAGTAGGCAATGGACTCCACCTCTTACCTATTGACTGCTGGGCAACATAAACCAAGGGGTCAATGAGAAAGTACTTCTTTCCAGTTCACTATCATCAACAACAGTGTAATGTGAAAATATAGTTGCTGACATAGGTTTCTCTCGCTCATTTcttgtttgaattgtttttaacttcAGAAAATAAGTTACAACAAATGGTTAATTTGACTCACTTTTCGAATTTATTCACCTTGGGTGATAAGACATCTGTCTACAACTGGAAAGACAGCTGTTACTGATAATTTAAGCAATCCAAACTGTCCCTTTAACTGAGATTTCCAAAAGGCAGCCAAGATCACAGACCAGGGTAGAATATTCAAAAGGATGAAATGAAGTAATTTTTCTGGACTCTGTTCAGACTTTCTGTTATCAGCTGAAAATCAAGCTCTCCCTCtttcaaaagaaataattacagacgtgtttaaagaaaaagtgttgCTTCTTCGatctttgtgctttttcttattttttgttcttgtcttatttttaaacTTGATCCTGAAAATAGCTAACTTTTGAGTGATCTTTGGAGTGCAACCAGAGTGATAATCAAATATGAGTTTCCAAATGGCTGGTAGCCTACTGGGGGTATCCAAACTGAAAATTGTCCACTTCCTGTCACGTGTCAATTtcttggtgcatctctacttaTGAGGAGCagctagtaaaaaaaaaaaagacaacaatgctttgttttgctgtagaaaattatgaaatgatttgttttatcaGTTTCCACCATTTCAATTGAGTGGTGGAGACATTAGGTGAGCTGCACAGAAAAACAGGATGTCTAGAGAAAAACCAAATCAGAGTCCCGGGTTTGAAGTTTGCGGTGAGCTGTGAAGGTGgttggtctttttttattttctggggTAAGACCACTGTTGAAATGCACTGTTATCAAAGAGTATGCTGCATCccactgttctttttttcatggGTAATTCTTGGAGAAGAGCACATAGCCTCCACATGTCATAGGGATTTTCTCTCTTCAGATCTAGCAGCGATAAAATCCAACTCTTCAAACAGGCTTGAAGATCAGCAAGTCCTTGTTGACAAATCAGAGAAGAGCAGTCCGCAAGCTCATTCATTCGTCACACACTCTGACCTTACTTTTTACTCAACAGAGGCTGATCAAACCTCTGACACAGAATCTGTTTCTTGTGACTGTTTGGACTGAATGGTGCTTTTGAATGATACACGGACCTCCATTGCATTACAGAGGGAAGCGCACATCACTTTCAGTGAATCAGAAGTTTTATGACTGAGACTAAATCCCCTGGTTTTTCTTAGCCTGCAGAGAGGTGCTCAACCAAGAGAAGTCGGAGAGTGAATGAAATTGTCTCTCGCCTCCAGATGTTGTTCGTAGGATAACTGGCTCCCATTAGGCACTCTTTTTATCTAGCTTTGTCGTATCCACACAGCTTTagagtatttattttccttttccacTTTACACCCACAGTTACACAACCGTTTCTCAGAAATATTCACTCACTCTAGGATGCTGAATGAGACCAGTTGGCTTGGACTGGCTTTTAGGTTGGTATGCAAAGTTGAGGACAAATGATAGCTTTCAACTGGACTGCATTGACGAACTGACAGTTATATTGTTGTGTGACAATTTCAGCTGTATTATTTAGATGCCAAAGTGTACAGATGTGCATTAAAACTGCTGTGAGACGTGGGTGCAGAGCCAATTTGCTGGCAGATTGATAGTAATTACAGCTATTACCGTTGAAACTCTTCACAATGACTCATTTTCCTGCCACCAGTGTCTGCGGTACTTTGTTTCTTGATCGTAAGGTGCTGTTGAGTGAGCAAAGAGACAGCTTTAAATGACTGTCTTTGTCCTAGTGTGAGTGACAGATCAAGGGTGTGCTGTGAGAGCACTACTGAGTCAAGAGGGTTAACTGTTTTGATACTTACTGTGTGCTCTCACTGTAATTTGAATGAATAATTGGCTCATTATTTCATGAGGCTGTACAGTTTTCATGAGCACATAAATTTGATGAAGTGACTGATGCCAAAGAGACAGAAGTTTCCCTGTTGTTTCTATGCTGACATCATCAAAACAGTGGGCTGAGTTGCGCTCCCTGACTTCCATCTTTTGACACATAAGAATCCCTGCATTTTTATCGCAGGAATACTTCACAATGTTCCCAAACAGTATCAACAACACACTTGGTTGTCCACATGTCTCCTTAAATAGCCAGgataggatgttttttttaggagAATTAATAATAAGGTTGCATCCTTAGCACAAAAGTGTCTGGGTTCTGTTTCAGCGTAGGATCACAAAATAGATTGACAGAAAAAGAGCTGATGACAAACAGGGAATAAATGCTGCTGCATGGGATCCAGTGTTATTAGCTCTCTGGACTCCACTTGGTGGACCAACAGAAGTTCTGGGGATGCACTTGTTTCTCCTTCTTGAGGATGCAGACATATCGTATTTACCTCCATCTGGAGAGTAGTCCTTCTCATCCCCCTCCTGAAGTACCTGTACCTCATTGAGCCCCCCTTTTCCCTTGCGGCCCCGGCGGGTACAGTTTTTGCGGCTTCCCTTCGGTGGACGCGGCAGGGGTGAGGGTGAAGGCAAGCTGTACTGGTCCCCATGCGGCATGTACGGCCGCTGATGATGGTTGTGATGGATTCTGTGGCGGTTTAGATGGTTTAAAGAGTCTCCATGCTCCATCTCCCCTCCAGAGTTACCTCTTCTGTGACCCTCGTTCGACAAGCAGCTGGGTAGCTCTTCCTTCTTCACCTTCTTCATATCCTTTCCTGCCAACTCCGGCGGTGAAACGCAGATCAGAGTGGATGTGGAGCCCCTAAACCTTTGCAGCCAGTCCCAGAGGGATAACGCCTTGCAGTCACATTCCCAGGGATTGTCATTTAGACGCAGGTACTCCAAGGCCGGCAGCTGCATCAGGGTGCCACCGGATAGCTCAGTGATGGAGTTATTGAACAGGTAGAGCATGGTGAGACGCCGAAGGTCATGGAAAGCCTGCCGATCAACCCACTGGATTCGGTTCTGGTGCAGAAGGAGCCGGTCCAAGACGCCCAATCCTCGGAAAGTGTTCTGGCGAAGACTCCAAAGCCGATTCCCATGCAGGAAGAGATGACTTAGGTTCAGGAGGTCGATGAATAAATCATCCTCTAAGAACTCTAATTGGTTATCCtgaaaaataagaaaggaagaaagacaaAACGGGATCTGAAATTAGTTATAGTTCATTCTTCATTTAATAGCCTTTATGTTATTTCCAGTAATGAGTAACATTCTTTATTGGAATAAGCTTTgaaataagatttattttcagcagtCTGTTGACCTCACAtgttataataaatataatatttttagattagGCCACAACATAAATGCTTGTTTTGTAATGCAGATTACATTCACAAACATGTACTCCATAAATTCCAGGGAAAAGATGAACTCTGCAGGTTTACAGGATTACTGGTAATCTCTGCAGCTCAAAGAGGCTAGAAAATATCCTGTGTTGTGTTGGAGGTTACTAAAACAATTTGCTGCTTGTCTTTATGCGCTTGTTTCAGTTTGAGGAATCAGTAAAAATAGGGTCATGTCAAATAAACTGGTTTGACTTTTTTAGATTTCATGACCAATTGCATAAAAGTGTAAACATGTGCATATGAGCCTGTGACTTTAATCTTATTTGCTTGGTGCTTGATAGGTTAAAATGCAGTTTCCTTTACTAAACAATGTTGGtgattaaattatatttttaaaacagaatgaTGGATATTTTCGTcaaaatttggaaaatacataaaaaagtaGTTAGGATAATGTAacagaatagaaaacataataTCTTGGACATTATGCAATGATTTGTGTATTTGATTATCGTGTTTCTTCCTGGTGCTGCTTTGCATGGTCAAACTTCTGTGAGTAAATGAACTTATCTGCTGTTAGCATTTCATTAGTGTCAAATTTCTAGCAGTAGGTCCATAATACACTACAGTATAAGGAATGCAGATGTAACATTTAGCCGTAGAGATTGAAAATTGGCAGTTATCCAAGCACCTGTAGGTAGAGATACTGAAGATTATGTAAACCAGCAAAGATCCCTGGAGGCAGACTGATGAGGCCACAATGGTACAGATGCAGCGCGTGTAGCCAACCCAGACCCATAAAGGTGTCCGAGGCGACGGCCTTCAGGTGCCGGTTATCCCCCAGGTCGAGCTCCTCCAGCCGGTCAAAGCCGTGAAACGTGGATGGCTGTATGTAGGAGAGGTTGTTTGAGTAAAGCCACAGCATGGTGGTGGTGGGCGAAAAGTGGCCGCGGAGCAGCCGCTGGATCTTGTTGTTCTGCAAGAAGACACGCTCACTCTGAGCGGGGATACCCTCGGGCACTTCATGGAAGTTGTGAGCCTGACAGGAAACGGTGCTAGGTGAAGTGTAGCAGATGCAGTGGCGGGGGCAGGGCATAGAGAGATCCAGGCCCCACAGCACCAGCAGCAACTCCACCCCGCCATAACCTGAGCGAACAAAAGGGAAATAGAGGAGAGTTAATGAAATTCAGACAGCAGAGATTCTATTATCAGGCGCATCTTGAATGAAACACTTGATAATGTTGGTTTGCAAGGATTTAAATGGACACTGTTCAATGCAGAGGAAAGATATACTACTGACATGATTTTCACTcaaaatttaaacaattctCAATGGGTTTGCCTacctttccaaaaataaaatcctaaagaaATACAAGGCATTccttgaaaaacataaatatgctcCAGACTTTCAATTTTATTGTGTGGTGCGTACATCTCTATGTTCACATTCCCTGGAAAAGTCGTGACAGCGCTGCATACCCGGCTGCCTAACATGCACAGCATTATATCCTTTGGTTATCCTCCACAACTGACAGAAAATCGATGTTTCCCCTGCTTACAAGTGAACACGCAGCACACCTGTAATGTGTTCCCACAATAAGGGGAAACCAAGAAGAAACGAGGAGGGAGGGCAAAGAAAGGAGGGGGTCTGGGAAGGCTTGGGGGGGTAGAAATGATCCACAGCAGGCCTCTGAAGTGGGTATTACTTTTCTGCTATCAGATTCCCCTCATctcactcatttatttttatatttatttgatttttttgccTGCCTTGGATCATTTCAGTGTTTGATGTTTCTTAGAGCTGGAAATAGAGAgcgagagaagaaaaaaaaagtgggtgGAAAGAGCATAGATTGGAGAGACACTGATCTGGGAGTAAGATCTGGATTGAGCCAGAGATAAAAATCCAACCTGAACATCATTCGTCCAGCTCCGTGGGGGCATATGTTGTCCACCCTATTTCATTTGAAACCACAGCACAGATCCTTTTAACAGCTAGAACATATACATGTTTGGTCTTTCTAATAGCACTCAGATTAGTTGCCATTGCATTATATCAATGAGCATACTCTTAGGGTAGTAAAGGAGATCATGTGATACTAATCGGCAGATGTGATTGACAGATGCCACAGTGGTGCAGTATTAAAGAACATCATGTTCTCAAATGTCAGGAGAGGACTCCAGAGTGTAATCCCACAAATGCGTGACCTGGTAACATAATGTGTATGTAGCAATGTTTGTCAGTATGTCTGTGATGAGGCATATGTTGCATTTGTCAAATGCAACATATGCATTTGTCATATGTTGCATTTGTCAACATATGACAAATGCAACATATGCATTTGCACATATGCACTAGTTCTGAGAAGTAGTACTCAGAACTACTTCTGAGTAGTTCTGTTAACTACTCAGAAGAAGttaatagaaaaacaacaacagttgcaGTCTTGACATAATCTTATTGTTTTACCATGTCTTTTTGCCAACATATTTTCAACACTTTTATATTGCATgaattaatgaatatttattatttgagtGGTCGAACAACAACTACTTAATTATTTATGAGTTTGGACATGCTTATTCTGGAATATTAATGGATTATTTAGAGTCAACAATAAATAATTCCaacaactaaaatgttttgaaacctTCAGCACAGCATTTATCAGTTTCAGCTGTCTATCTGctgaatatttcagttttaagtttacataaaacaaaatattatatatacacaaacataaaataaacaaacaatgtttatatataaatataaaaaaattacagtgaATCAAAATGGTCTCTCATCTTcagatggtttgtttttcaaccagcaGCAACAAGTCAGTGATGAGCAAATCTTCATTAGCCTTCATTTAGTCTCCAGGGTAACCAACTTTTTTATTGCCCTAACTCAAAAAATGCCTCACCAGAGTGgattattcttttttatgtcTAAATATTCCTTAAACATCTCagctaaaacttaaaaaagtcacaatttgttgtttgttttgtgttcataAGAAGTCTAAATGCTAACCAgagttagaaaatgtttgaatgagTGGGGTTAAACCAGTCCTCCTTATCTATCTTTATCGAAAGTCAAAAAAACCTACTTCCTAGTGCATTTTGTCATGAGATTAGCACAAAAACCATGCTGGTTGTTCATGTGGGCCAGTCAATGAAACTCAAATAGCTCGTTAATCATCTTATAATGTGAAATTACCAGAAGTTGTTAATCTCACCACAGAAGTGACTACAGAGGTCTAATAGCTGCTTACCAAGTAAAATTCATCAAGGATCTGGATCACCACCTCATGCGTGAgacagtaaaatatgttttgtgttCTTGCTGCTGAAGTACAACCACACTGCTGTTGTGATAGCTACAGATGTACTTTACCACAATCTCACATGGAAGACAAAAGATGCCATCTGGTTTGTAGAACAACTTCCTCCAAAACCTGTAGAAATCATTTAGCCTTAATGGTTTCTGCACAGATGCGCAGCTTAGCCATGCCTTGTGCATTGTTGTACAtcatgaaaatcaaacaaatgcCTTGAGGACACATCAGAAGACAAATATGACGCTTTTGTAGTCATAGACTAATAGAAAGCTTAAAAACGGACTGATAGGCAGTTAATAGAACTATAATgaacataatcaatgaaacacCATTTACGTCTCATATCATCTACTGCTACTCTGTTCTTTTATCGGTTTCACACACCTATATTTATTAGTCCAGGTGATCATTTGctttcaatgaaaaataaatatatagcaGGTATTCTTCCCTGCAGGCTGTCAGGATTTAATCGCTCTGCTCTCTCTTCTTTTGTTTAGGCGGATCAGTCCTGTGTGCCTGTTTGTTTTGCGTCTATGACTGCTTTATCCAAAACAGTTGTCTTACTCTCCCGCTTTATCTTCATCCTCTGCTCCATCTCTCCTGCTGTGTCTGCTAATTAGGTGTAAAACTGCTGTTTGTATCAGAACTGTGTGCAGAAGGCTACGAACCATAGATTGTGTACATATGTCTTTCAGTTTCTCATGGAAAAAGCTTTATATAAAGGACTCATATATTGTAAGAAATGTAATCTAAACCCCTTCTCGAATGCGTTCTATATTAGTCTTGTCCCATTTTTTTTCATCCGTCATCTGATTTTACAAACTGAATCTAAGATGACAGTTTCTCCACTGTAtctattataattattaaataaattgtcTCCAGTGGAAATCTGCTTGG from Xiphophorus maculatus strain JP 163 A chromosome 11, X_maculatus-5.0-male, whole genome shotgun sequence carries:
- the LOC102216533 gene encoding reticulon-4 receptor-like 1, with the translated sequence MFRRGYGGVELLLVLWGLDLSMPCPRHCICYTSPSTVSCQAHNFHEVPEGIPAQSERVFLQNNKIQRLLRGHFSPTTTMLWLYSNNLSYIQPSTFHGFDRLEELDLGDNRHLKAVASDTFMGLGWLHALHLYHCGLISLPPGIFAGLHNLQYLYLQDNQLEFLEDDLFIDLLNLSHLFLHGNRLWSLRQNTFRGLGVLDRLLLHQNRIQWVDRQAFHDLRRLTMLYLFNNSITELSGGTLMQLPALEYLRLNDNPWECDCKALSLWDWLQRFRGSTSTLICVSPPELAGKDMKKVKKEELPSCLSNEGHRRGNSGGEMEHGDSLNHLNRHRIHHNHHQRPYMPHGDQYSLPSPSPLPRPPKGSRKNCTRRGRKGKGGLNEVQVLQEGDEKDYSPDGGKYDMSASSRRRNKCIPRTSVGPPSGVQRANNTGSHAAAFIPCLSSALFLSIYFVILR